From the Daphnia magna isolate NIES linkage group LG3, ASM2063170v1.1, whole genome shotgun sequence genome, one window contains:
- the LOC116918842 gene encoding ubiquitin-like modifier-activating enzyme 1 — MSTAEVDPSPSSPSPAAKKRKLEEKNGNSSNGSNHNLKEIKQQTKMAENGNVHTIDESLYSRQLYVLGHEAMQRMATSDVLISGLGGLGVEVAKNIILGGVKSVTLHDDSVCKASDISSQFYLSEADVGKNRAEVSHKSLAELNQYVPVEAYTGKLNKEFLKKFRVVVLTNSNLEEQLHVSEIVRSSGNALIVAKTQGLFAQVFCDFGEDFTIIDTTGENPVSAMIAGVTREETSVVTCLDETRHGLEDGDYVTFSEVQGMVELNACEPRKIKVLGPYTFSIGDTSAFNDYVRGGVVSQVKMPKQIHFKPLPDALQEPEFLMTDFGKFDRPPQLHLAFRTLDAYVKKEGRLPAPWSRKDSQQFVDLAKELNSSLSGSCKVEDVDEKLLATFSHVCQGDLNPINATLGGIVAQEVMKACSEKFSPIVQWLYFDATECLPENQDCLTEENCKPTGSRYDGQVAVFGNEFQKKLGSLRYFVVGAGAIGCELLKNFAMIGVGASEGGQVYVTDMDLIEKSNLNRQFLFRSHDVQKPKSSSAAAAVKVMNPYANVTAFENRVGPETEQFFDDDFFSKLDGVANALDNVDARIYMDRRCVYYRKPLLESGTLGTKGNVQVVIPHLTESYSSSQDPPEKSIPICTLKNFPNAIEHTLQWARDMFEGLFRQSTESAAQYLVDPKFMERTLKLAGSQPLEILEAVHRSLVEERPITFEQCVHWARLHWQEQYHNQIKQLLFNFPPEQLTSSGQPFWSGPKRCPHPLEFDINNSVHMDYVVAAANLKAKIYNIPQSRDREAISKMVETCVVAEFVPRSGVKIAVSDAEAAAAANNPGLPDDVRLTQLQAELPSVESLSGLRILPLDFEKDDDTNFHMDFIVAASNLRAENYDIAPADRHKSKLIAGKIIPAIATTTSVVSGLVCIELLKLVQGHTNPELFKNGFINLALPFFGFSEPIAAPKQKYYAKEWTLWDRFEVTGEMTLREFIEYFDREHKLKITMLSQGVCMLYSFFMPQAKRNERMDLAMSEVVKRVSKKKLEPHVKALVFELCCNNSDDEDVEVPYVRYVLPTE, encoded by the exons ATGTCCACTGCTGAGGTGGATCCGTCACCCTCGTCTCCCAGTCCTGCTGCAAAGAAAAGGAAGTTGGAAGAAAAGAACGGGAACAGCAGTAACGGCAGCAATCACAACttgaaagaaatcaaacagcAAACCAAAATGGCAGAAAATGGCAATGTGCATACCATTGATGAAAGCCTATATTCAAGGCAACTTTATGTATTGGGTCATGAAGCCATGCAGAGGATGGCTACTTCCGATGTCCTGATCTCTGGTCTTGGTGGTCTTGGAGTAGAAGTTGCAAAAAATATCATTTTGGGTGGTGTCAAGTCAGTCACTCTTCATGATGACTCTGTCTGCAAAGCCTCTGACATTTCCTCCCAGTTCTATCTATCTGAAGCAGATGTGGGAAAGAATAGAGCTGAAGTTTCTCATAAAAGCTTAGCAGAACTGAACCAGTATGTTCCAGTAGAGGCATATACTGGAAAACTAAACAAGGAATTCCTGAAGAAGTTTCGTGTTGTTGTTCTAACGAATTCGAATCTTGAAGAGCAGCTGCATGTCTCAGAAATTGTTCGTAGCTCTGGCAATGCCCTTATCGTCGCTAAAACGCAAGGTTTGTTTGCTCAAGTTTTCTGCGACTTCGGAGAAGATTTCACCATCATCGACACAACCGGAGAAAATCCAGTTTCAGCAATGATTGCTGGTGTAACTAGAGAAGAAACTAGTGTTGTTACATGCTTGGATGAGACAAGACACGGTTTAGAAGATGGTGATTATGTCACTTTCTCCGAGGTACAAGGCATGGTTGAACTAAACGCCTGCGAACCGAGGAAAATCAAAGTTCTTGGGCCATACACGTTTAGCATTGGAGACACAAGCGCCTTTAATGACTATGTAAGAGGAGGGGTTGTTTCCCAAGTGAAAATGCCCAAACAGATCCACTTCAAACCCTTGCCTGATGCACTACAAGAACCCGAGTTCTTGATGACGGATTTCGGAAAATTTGATCGTCCGCCGCAACTTCATCTTGCATTCAGGACATTGGACGCGTATGTCAAGAAAGAAGGACGCCTTCCAGCCCCCTGGAGCCGGAAGGACAGTCAACAATTCGTCGATTTAGCTAAGGAGCTCAATAGTAGCCTAAGCGGTTCCTGTAAGGTGGAAGACGTGGACGAGAAGCTTCTCGCTACCTTCTCCCATGTTTGTCAGGGGGATTTAAATCCAATAAACGCAACTCTAGGTGGAATTGTGGCTCAGGAAGTGATGAAGGCATGCAGCGAGAAGTTTTCGCCTATCGTTCAATGGCTTTACTTCGACGCAACCGAATGCCTGCCAGAAAACCAAGATTGTCTGACTGAAGAAAACTGTAAACCTACCGGATCTAGATATGATGGCCAG GTGGCAGTCTTTGGCAATGAGTTCCAGAAAAAACTAGGATCGCTACGCTACTTCGTGGTTGGTGCTGGAGCTATTGGTTGTGAG CTTCTCAAGAACTTCGCCATGATCGGAGTAGGTGCTAGCGAAGGGGGTCAAGTCTACGTAACCGATATGGACTTGATCGAAAAATCCAATCTGAACAGGCAGTTTCTTTTCCGGTCACATGACGTGCAGAAACCCAAATCTAGTTCAGCTGCCGCCGCCGTCAAAGTGATGAACCCATATGCCAACGTTACGGCTTTTGAGAATCGTGTAGGTCCCGAGACGGAGCAGTTTTTCGACgacgattttttttcaaaattggatGGTGTCGCCAATGCACTTGACAATGTCGATGCACGCATTTACATGGATCGACGCTGCGTATACTACCGCAAGCCCTTACTGGAGTCTGGCACTTTGGGTACTAAAGGAAATGTTCAAGTAGTTATTCCTCATCTTACTGAGTCATACAGTTCATCGCAG GACCCTCCAGAGAAGTCTATTCCTATCTGTACGCTCAAAAATTTCCCTAATGCTATTGAACACACACTTCAGTGGGCTCGAGATATGTTCGAAGGGTTGTTCCGTCAATCAACCGAAAGCGCAGCTCAATATTTAGTTGACCCTAAATTCATGGAGAGAACACTTAAGTTAGCAGGATCCCAACCGCTTGAAATACTCGAGGCAGTCCACCGCAGTTTGGTTGAAGAGCGTCCAATAACCTTTGAGCAATGTGTACATTGGGCACGTCTTCATTGGCAGGAGCAATACCATAACCAAATTAAGCAGCTGCTGTTTAATTTTCCACCGGAACAATTGACGTCTTCGG GCCAACCGTTTTGGTCGGGCCCAAAGCGCTGTCCTCATCCACTGGAGTTTGATATCAATAATTCCGTCCATATGGATTACGTGGTCGCGGCTGCCAACttgaaagcaaaaatttaCAACATCCCCCAATCACGTGACCGAGAG GCTATTTCAAAAATGGTGGAAACGTGCGTCGTAGCTGAATTTGTCCCGCGTTCAGGAGTCAAAATTGCAGTGTCAGACGCGGAGGCTGCTGCAGCTGCCAACAACCCAGGCTTGCCAGACGATGTTCGCCTTACCCAACTGCAAGCTGAATTACCGTCTGTGGAATCTTTGTCCGGCCTGCGAATTCTCCCCCTAGACTTCGAAAAAGATGATGACACCAATTTTCACATGGACTTCATCGTAGCAGCATCGAATTTGCGAGCGGAGAATTACGATATTGCTCCAGCCGATCGTCACAAGAGCAAACTTATTGCCGGAAAGATTATTCCTGCTATTGCCACAACTACCTCCGTCGTTTCAGGCTTGGTCTGCATCGAACTTCTCAAGTTGGTGCAGGGTCACACCAATCCCGAGTTGTTCAAAAACGGGTTTATCAACTTGGCGCTTCCATTCTTTGGCTTTTCAGAACCAATCGCTGCTCCGAAACAAAAG TATTACGCCAAAGAATGGACTTTATGGGACCGTTTTGAAGTAACCGGTGAAATGACATTAAGGGAGTTCATCGAGTACTTTGATCGCGAACATAAACTGAAAATTACAATGCTTTCGCAAGGTGTCTGCATGCTATATTCGTTCTTCATGCCACAGGCTAAGCGCAACGAACGGATGGATCTCGCAATGTCAGAGGTTGTTAAACGCGTCTCGAAGAAAAAACTTGAGCCTCACGTCAAAGCTCTTGTTTTCGAGTTGTGCTGTAACAACTCAGATGATGAAGATGTTGAAGTGCCCTACGTACGTTATGTACTCCCGACcgaataa